The Deltaproteobacteria bacterium genome window below encodes:
- a CDS encoding ferritin-like domain-containing protein — MTAASHPETMEKLQSPMDIVWQWQYEIDIDKLRRLYQMAKADQWNADVEINWDRTIDPSADVLDPERMPIKTTKFWKTLSKSQQEAFGAHNAAYMLSQFLHGEQGALMVAAALVHAVPDYEAKLYAATQAMDEARHVEVFERYIKKLDKIYPIEHFLKSVLDKTLTQPHWVGMLAGMQMIVEGLALGSFVNMHQATTEPLFRDMLGYVIKDEARHVAYGNVYVKETVETMHPDDLAPVEDFAFDAVVAMRTARYGGGGQSRVYDQVMLDSGIDPRDFQTNMMKEYMEGWRPTALPGQVHTFKDLMMPQLVRAGLVGTDRIRQKYEKAQVKMFDDVSILKQIEVSLDMDLAS; from the coding sequence ATGACAGCTGCCAGCCACCCGGAAACCATGGAAAAGCTGCAGAGCCCGATGGATATCGTCTGGCAGTGGCAGTACGAGATCGACATCGACAAGCTCCGGCGGCTGTACCAGATGGCCAAGGCCGACCAGTGGAATGCCGACGTGGAGATCAACTGGGACCGTACGATCGACCCGTCGGCCGACGTGCTCGACCCGGAGCGGATGCCGATCAAGACGACGAAGTTCTGGAAGACGCTTTCAAAATCCCAGCAGGAGGCGTTCGGCGCCCACAACGCCGCCTACATGCTCTCGCAGTTCCTTCACGGCGAGCAGGGGGCCCTCATGGTGGCCGCCGCCCTCGTCCATGCCGTCCCCGACTATGAGGCGAAGCTCTATGCCGCCACGCAGGCGATGGACGAGGCGCGCCACGTGGAGGTGTTCGAGCGGTACATCAAGAAGCTCGACAAGATCTACCCCATCGAGCACTTCCTGAAGTCCGTGCTGGACAAGACCCTCACCCAGCCGCACTGGGTGGGGATGCTCGCCGGGATGCAGATGATCGTCGAGGGGCTCGCGCTGGGCTCCTTCGTGAACATGCACCAGGCGACGACCGAGCCGCTGTTCCGCGACATGCTGGGCTATGTCATCAAGGACGAAGCCCGGCACGTCGCCTACGGCAATGTCTATGTGAAGGAAACGGTCGAGACCATGCACCCGGACGACCTCGCCCCGGTCGAGGATTTCGCCTTCGATGCCGTGGTCGCCATGCGGACCGCCCGCTACGGTGGAGGCGGCCAGTCCCGGGTCTATGACCAGGTGATGCTGGACAGCGGAATCGATCCGAGGGATTTCCAGACGAACATGATGAAGGAATACATGGAGGGCTGGCGCCCCACGGCGCTTCCCGGCCAGGTCCACACCTTCAAGGACCTGATGATGCCGCAGCTCGTCCGCGCCGGGCTCGTCGGAACCGACCGTATCCGCCAGAAGTACGAGAAGGCGCAGGTCAAGATGTTCGATGATGTCTCGATCCTGAAGCAGATCGAGGTGAGCCTCGACATGGACCTGGCGAGCTGA
- a CDS encoding FdhF/YdeP family oxidoreductase: MGTPRVSSAGGLAAILYVFRKALEAGGILKFYRRLRSRNACKTCALGMGGQMGGMVNEAGHFPEVCKKSVQAQAGDMQGPISEAFFRDNPVRAMESLTSREFEYLGRLVFPVMAGPGDTHFRRIGWDEALERASAAFREAPPAETFFYASGRASNEAAFLLQLAARAYGTPHIHNCSYYCHQASGVALSQVYGSGTASVSLDDLDRADLVVVAGANPASNHPRLITKLVQLRRRGGKVIVINPLKELGLTRFRVPSDWRSFLAGSQVSDLYLQPHIGGDVALLKALLKGVIEAGGTDADFIARHTEGWEAAEQDVRGTQWSMLYETCGVPREEIEKAVRLIREARSGIFCWAMGLTHHTHGVDNVLALSNLALARGWLGKPGCGLLPIRGHSNVQGVGTCGVAPQLKAAFADRMKTLFDIRVPREPGQDTFASMQAAFEGRVRAAFLMGGNLFASNPDRSWASVALRRIPVTVSVTTKLNEGHVHGRGQTQIILPALARDEELQLTTQESMFNFVRISDGGEAPPDGEPRSEVEIIAALAEHLLPAGKFDWKKLRSHQSLREAMAAVVPGLEPLAGVDRDKREFPIGGRVLHEPAFPTPSGKARFAVTPLPDLPAGGGQFRLMTIRSEGQFNTVVYEEEDLYRGNRHRNVVMMSAVDAQKLGVAEGGLVRVETETGAMEVEVSVTDIRSGNLAMYYPEANTLVPPRLDSRSKTPAFKCVPARVIPVAGRAAA; encoded by the coding sequence ATGGGCACTCCCCGCGTCAGTTCCGCCGGCGGCCTCGCCGCCATCCTGTATGTCTTCCGCAAGGCGCTGGAGGCCGGCGGCATCCTGAAGTTCTACCGGCGGCTCCGGAGCCGGAACGCCTGCAAGACCTGCGCGCTCGGCATGGGCGGACAGATGGGCGGAATGGTCAACGAGGCGGGCCACTTCCCCGAAGTCTGCAAGAAGTCGGTGCAGGCCCAGGCGGGGGACATGCAGGGCCCCATCAGCGAAGCATTCTTCCGCGATAATCCGGTCCGGGCGATGGAATCCCTCACTTCCCGCGAGTTCGAATACCTGGGGCGCCTGGTGTTCCCCGTCATGGCCGGTCCCGGCGACACCCATTTCCGGCGGATCGGCTGGGACGAGGCGCTCGAACGGGCCTCCGCCGCCTTCCGGGAGGCACCGCCCGCCGAAACCTTCTTCTACGCATCGGGCCGCGCCTCCAACGAGGCGGCATTCCTCCTCCAGCTTGCCGCCCGGGCGTACGGAACGCCCCACATCCACAACTGTTCCTACTACTGCCATCAGGCGTCGGGGGTGGCGCTCTCGCAGGTCTATGGATCGGGCACGGCGTCGGTGTCGCTCGATGACCTCGACCGGGCGGATCTCGTGGTCGTTGCGGGGGCCAATCCGGCGAGCAACCACCCCAGGCTCATCACCAAGCTGGTTCAGCTCCGCCGCCGGGGCGGAAAAGTCATCGTCATCAATCCGCTGAAGGAGCTGGGGCTCACCCGGTTCCGGGTGCCCTCGGACTGGCGGAGCTTCCTGGCCGGATCGCAGGTATCGGACCTCTACCTCCAGCCCCACATCGGCGGCGATGTGGCCCTGCTGAAGGCGCTGCTCAAGGGTGTGATCGAGGCGGGTGGCACGGATGCGGATTTCATCGCCCGGCATACGGAGGGATGGGAAGCGGCCGAACAGGACGTCCGGGGCACCCAGTGGAGCATGCTTTACGAAACCTGCGGCGTCCCACGCGAGGAGATCGAGAAGGCCGTGAGGCTCATCCGGGAAGCCCGTTCAGGCATCTTCTGCTGGGCAATGGGCCTCACCCATCACACTCACGGGGTGGACAACGTGCTGGCGCTCTCGAACCTCGCGCTTGCCCGCGGGTGGCTGGGAAAACCCGGCTGCGGGCTGCTGCCCATCCGCGGCCACTCGAACGTGCAGGGAGTCGGCACCTGCGGCGTCGCGCCGCAACTGAAGGCCGCCTTCGCAGACCGGATGAAAACCCTGTTCGACATCCGCGTACCGAGGGAGCCCGGACAGGACACCTTCGCCAGCATGCAGGCCGCCTTCGAGGGCCGGGTCCGGGCGGCGTTTCTCATGGGCGGAAACCTTTTTGCGAGCAACCCGGACCGTTCCTGGGCATCGGTCGCCCTCCGGCGCATACCGGTCACCGTATCGGTCACCACCAAGCTGAACGAGGGCCATGTGCACGGGCGCGGGCAGACGCAGATCATCCTGCCGGCACTGGCCCGCGACGAGGAGCTCCAGCTCACCACGCAGGAATCGATGTTCAACTTCGTCCGCATCTCGGACGGCGGCGAGGCCCCGCCGGACGGCGAGCCGCGCTCGGAGGTGGAGATCATCGCCGCGCTGGCCGAGCATCTCCTGCCCGCTGGCAAGTTCGACTGGAAGAAGCTCCGCTCGCACCAGTCGCTCCGCGAGGCGATGGCCGCCGTGGTGCCGGGCCTGGAACCCCTTGCCGGGGTGGACCGGGACAAGCGGGAATTTCCCATCGGCGGGCGCGTGCTGCACGAACCGGCATTCCCAACGCCTTCAGGGAAAGCCCGGTTCGCCGTGACGCCCCTGCCGGATCTTCCCGCAGGCGGCGGCCAGTTTCGCCTGATGACGATCCGGTCTGAAGGCCAGTTCAACACGGTCGTCTACGAGGAAGAAGACCTCTACCGGGGGAACCGCCACCGCAACGTCGTGATGATGTCGGCCGTGGACGCGCAGAAACTCGGCGTGGCCGAGGGCGGCCTCGTCCGGGTGGAGACGGAAACCGGGGCGATGGAGGTGGAGGTGTCCGTCACGGATATCCGCTCCGGAAACCTCGCCATGTATTACCCGGAGGCAAACACGCTGGTTCCGCCCAGGCTCGACAGCCGGTCGAAGACTCCGGCCTTCAAGTGCGTGCCGGCAAGGGTGATTCCGGTGGCGGGACGGGCGGCGGCCTGA
- a CDS encoding phosphotransferase family protein, whose protein sequence is MASHPDIGTRQEAIEQWIAAQAGAKATIRNLRPMAGGASQEIWSLDLDLEGSGAPLELVLRADMGGSLLNALTRGDEFRLLQIASRAGVKVPRPYWLCEDTGLIGRSFYITERVKGETIGRKIVRDESLAKARTVLAAGMGEELARIHSVTPENTDLSFLPPVDPAVPVGERTAEHLTRLLDLFGEEPHPALELGLRWLRENSPPAGELSLVHGDFRIGNLMVGPEGLVAVLDWELTHVGDRYEDFAWPIVRFWRFGNNLKRLGGFADPRQMFDAYEQATGRAVDTRRVHYWEVMGNAKWAIGARQQANRHLTGPQKSLELASIGRRVPEMELEMLDLIEKGPRY, encoded by the coding sequence ATGGCGTCACACCCCGACATCGGCACGAGGCAGGAAGCGATCGAGCAGTGGATCGCCGCGCAGGCTGGCGCGAAAGCCACCATCCGGAATCTCAGGCCGATGGCGGGCGGGGCGTCGCAGGAAATATGGAGCCTCGACCTCGACCTGGAAGGCTCCGGCGCGCCGCTCGAACTGGTGCTCCGGGCCGACATGGGCGGATCGCTCCTGAACGCGCTCACCCGTGGTGACGAGTTCCGCCTGCTCCAGATTGCGAGCAGGGCGGGGGTAAAGGTCCCCCGGCCGTACTGGCTGTGCGAGGACACCGGTCTCATCGGGCGGAGCTTCTACATCACCGAACGGGTGAAGGGCGAAACGATCGGCCGGAAGATCGTCCGCGACGAAAGCCTTGCGAAGGCCCGCACGGTGCTCGCCGCCGGAATGGGTGAGGAACTCGCCAGGATCCATTCGGTGACGCCGGAAAATACCGACCTCTCGTTCCTGCCGCCCGTGGACCCCGCCGTGCCGGTGGGCGAACGCACGGCCGAGCACCTGACGCGCCTTCTGGACCTGTTCGGCGAGGAGCCGCACCCGGCGCTGGAGCTGGGGCTCCGCTGGCTCCGGGAGAACTCCCCGCCCGCCGGGGAGCTTTCGCTCGTCCACGGGGATTTCCGTATCGGAAACCTGATGGTGGGGCCGGAGGGGCTTGTCGCCGTGCTCGACTGGGAACTTACCCACGTGGGCGATCGCTACGAGGATTTCGCCTGGCCTATCGTGCGGTTCTGGCGGTTCGGCAACAATCTGAAGCGGCTCGGCGGCTTCGCCGACCCCAGGCAGATGTTCGACGCCTACGAGCAGGCCACGGGCCGTGCCGTTGACACCCGGCGCGTCCACTACTGGGAGGTGATGGGCAACGCCAAGTGGGCCATCGGCGCGAGACAGCAGGCCAACCGCCACCTCACCGGCCCGCAGAAAAGCCTTGAACTGGCTTCCATCGGCCGCCGGGTGCCGGAGATGGAGCTGGAAATGCTCGACCTGATCGAGAAGGGCCCCAGATACTGA
- a CDS encoding GMC family oxidoreductase encodes MIGSGAGGAPIATELALAGASVVVLEAGGPAPLAPLGERIERSFWRVVSRRNAALSVARGLPVFPVIHGVCEGGSTALNAGSAFRLPEFLHREWMERGAPDLTDAFNRVDSFIKVSETADELLGRNGELMLKGLKATGWRGGRTPRNAPGCTGRAVCVLGCPEKAKQATHLSYLPVARSRGARVLLNTVARKITLNGRRATGVEARGPGGESVTIRAGTTIAAGGAVFTPSLLARSGIEAPQLGENFLLHPGSVLAVHFDEPVEMGQPAVPQSTYSDQFLESEGHMILLGSVPPHLTIPALAVTGSPAAIMDHSRTGFWGALIRDEGGRGAVRTGRDGRRRISYKIGGTELARLRQSLVRLAEMAFAAGAQAVTPLYFGSGRRYRSLKAFNAGLPDPLPLRRLAGGSVHPMGTCGIGRTCEGDGRVRGYENLHVSDASLFPTSIGVNPQFTIMALSTAIAAELLS; translated from the coding sequence GTGATCGGATCGGGTGCGGGCGGCGCGCCCATCGCCACCGAGCTGGCACTGGCCGGCGCGTCGGTGGTGGTGCTGGAGGCGGGCGGCCCGGCGCCGCTCGCCCCGCTCGGCGAGCGGATCGAGCGTTCGTTCTGGCGGGTCGTGAGCCGCCGGAACGCGGCCCTGTCGGTGGCCCGCGGGCTTCCGGTCTTTCCGGTCATCCACGGCGTCTGCGAGGGAGGCTCCACCGCGCTCAACGCCGGGAGCGCGTTCCGGCTGCCGGAGTTCCTGCACCGGGAGTGGATGGAGCGGGGCGCGCCGGACCTCACCGACGCCTTCAACCGCGTGGACAGCTTCATCAAGGTATCGGAAACCGCCGACGAACTGCTGGGCCGGAACGGCGAACTGATGCTGAAAGGGCTCAAGGCGACGGGCTGGCGCGGCGGACGCACCCCACGGAACGCCCCCGGCTGCACGGGTCGCGCGGTCTGCGTTCTCGGATGCCCGGAAAAGGCGAAGCAGGCGACCCACCTTTCCTACCTTCCGGTGGCCCGCTCCAGGGGGGCACGGGTGCTGCTGAACACGGTGGCGAGGAAGATCACCCTGAACGGCCGCCGCGCCACCGGAGTCGAGGCCCGTGGTCCCGGCGGGGAGAGTGTCACCATCCGTGCCGGCACGACGATCGCCGCCGGCGGCGCGGTCTTCACCCCTTCCCTGCTCGCCCGGAGCGGTATCGAGGCTCCCCAGCTCGGCGAAAACTTCCTGCTCCATCCGGGCTCGGTGCTGGCCGTCCACTTCGACGAGCCGGTCGAGATGGGACAACCCGCCGTTCCCCAGAGCACCTACTCCGACCAGTTCCTGGAGTCCGAGGGGCACATGATCCTGCTCGGCTCGGTGCCGCCGCACCTCACCATTCCGGCGCTGGCCGTGACCGGCTCTCCGGCGGCGATCATGGACCATTCGCGCACCGGCTTCTGGGGCGCGCTGATCCGTGACGAGGGCGGACGCGGCGCGGTCAGGACCGGCCGCGACGGACGGCGGCGGATTTCCTACAAAATCGGCGGCACGGAACTGGCGCGCCTGAGGCAGTCGCTGGTGCGGCTCGCGGAGATGGCCTTCGCGGCCGGGGCGCAGGCGGTGACGCCGCTCTATTTCGGCTCCGGCCGCCGGTACCGTTCCCTCAAGGCGTTCAACGCGGGACTGCCCGATCCGCTGCCGCTTCGGCGGCTCGCCGGCGGCAGCGTTCACCCGATGGGAACCTGCGGCATCGGCCGGACCTGCGAGGGTGACGGGCGGGTGCGGGGATATGAGAACCTGCACGTCTCGGACGCGAGCCTCTTTCCCACATCCATCGGCGTCAATCCCCAGTTCACGATCATGGCGCTCTCGACGGCCATCGCCGCCGAACTGCTGTCGTAG
- a CDS encoding histidine phosphatase family protein: MTATTSHKRRRFFLLRHGDVAYFNGKGQPVKAETVTLTEEGRRQAAAAAGVLQDVEIGRAISSGLPRTVETATIVLGPRLSSGLRLETVEPLQEIKGGRLRDIPFSELQQTFTHAFAGGLQRESRFLGGETFGSLWDRVSAAWDGLLEETFSREQPNTLIVAHGAVNRVILSRCLNTGLESFGSIEQDACCINVIDVEKSGRSIVRLLNYTPYNHVKDGLTDTTMERLWKSWTRQ, translated from the coding sequence ATGACGGCCACAACCAGCCACAAACGCCGACGCTTCTTCCTGCTCCGCCACGGAGACGTGGCCTATTTCAACGGCAAGGGCCAGCCGGTAAAGGCCGAAACGGTCACGCTCACCGAGGAAGGCCGCCGCCAGGCGGCAGCGGCGGCGGGTGTCCTCCAGGACGTGGAGATCGGGCGGGCCATTTCGAGCGGCCTGCCCCGGACGGTCGAAACCGCGACGATCGTGCTGGGGCCGCGCCTTTCCAGCGGCCTCCGGCTGGAAACCGTCGAGCCGCTTCAGGAGATCAAGGGCGGGCGGCTCCGCGACATCCCGTTCAGCGAACTCCAGCAGACCTTTACCCACGCGTTTGCCGGGGGTCTCCAGCGGGAGTCGAGGTTCCTGGGCGGCGAGACGTTCGGCTCGCTCTGGGACCGGGTATCGGCCGCCTGGGACGGGCTGCTGGAGGAGACCTTCAGCAGGGAACAGCCCAATACCCTCATCGTCGCCCACGGGGCGGTGAACCGCGTGATCCTCTCCAGATGCCTCAACACCGGCCTGGAGTCATTCGGTTCCATCGAGCAGGATGCCTGCTGCATCAACGTGATCGACGTGGAAAAGTCCGGACGCAGCATCGTGCGGCTTCTCAACTACACGCCTTACAACCACGTGAAGGACGGCCTCACCGACACCACCATGGAACGGCTCTGGAAGTCGTGGACACGGCAGTGA
- a CDS encoding S8 family serine peptidase, with protein sequence MKHFQHCLAACLAGIFLTGCGEPGATVVAPDDPVLLVPETAEGRIPVLIHDEGKTEPTRSARKGLDAGKAGNVRHFDRIGVTAADLDPDEYERLVARFGPERVQRQQYYRPTLAQSLELAGNSLFFSGSGSDPFSGQGTIVAVLDTPLGNIDSGRFGPCLGGAGSGTCRIAEVSHDCGDGTAANDVVEGHGRNVTGIVLGVANDTRILFYDIFSPSTTSGRNLTNDAAIACALNDIATRRAAGSPIIAANLSLGGAAGSFTGACSTSATSVALRTLVNTHRVMPVIAAGNEGLSNGLSHPGCVPWATSVGAVYDAALEGGTSFSLCSDEIAEADQITCFTNIHGELDLMAPGFPITAAGISMGGTSQATPHVAGAAARMASLLGGGWLPGRATSYLRMNGLPASIERESVWNGYSIPRLELMLDSASNPPAAAGYRSYLDGEGTAGLAIPDSGSVTSEIVIPASACTGNAGAVRVDMDILHPARGELTLKLRRNSDADQLIDTIIGTDVRFGVRQIFSIADFGGTCSGTWTLTVEDTAAGNTGALLEWSLFIHDTGSTGNISGSITSAPQAVATGGGITVQFDRTVSANAVPATVNALYLRQSGRPLAPLVLIDDETDTGTAVNTYNRSLSGNAPATPGVYDIIIRLDDRQEAAEPQGESGTGEEDNELVGSTPLLVTHTDGADFIAAAGSVTSSATLTDSMTVTGTYRIANIGNAAADLAVQFCFVGTGIRQGTTVCHPVPDTASDFAAATLGATGNFSFTLPGGVSTGSWFLEIRPSADGGDTDSNLANNNYRVPVLLGFAMPDLAAEIITLDTQLSDLSLRLDYQYRNNGSQTAAAHQIRVVASLDTVFGNSDDQVLATENVAALPGATTRASAITADPPTLPAGTDKALVYIALVLDPGGSVSESSESNNRIQTALVFARDTGDGSGGGGGGGCSTCGTGGGGGGGCAGGGSWPGVLGLMVLVSFLVRRRPLRTSRALR encoded by the coding sequence GTGAAACACTTTCAACACTGTCTGGCCGCCTGTCTGGCCGGGATTTTCCTCACAGGCTGCGGCGAACCTGGAGCCACCGTTGTCGCGCCGGACGATCCCGTGCTCCTCGTACCGGAAACCGCCGAGGGCCGTATCCCGGTCCTGATCCATGACGAGGGGAAAACAGAACCCACCCGTTCGGCCCGCAAGGGACTCGACGCGGGTAAGGCCGGAAACGTCCGCCACTTCGATCGCATCGGAGTGACAGCCGCCGATCTGGATCCGGACGAATACGAGCGGCTGGTGGCCCGGTTCGGACCGGAGCGGGTGCAGCGGCAGCAGTATTACCGCCCCACCCTCGCCCAGAGTCTCGAACTGGCCGGAAACAGCCTGTTCTTCAGCGGTTCCGGCTCTGACCCGTTCAGCGGACAGGGGACGATCGTGGCGGTGCTCGACACTCCGCTCGGCAACATAGACTCCGGGCGGTTCGGACCGTGCCTGGGCGGCGCGGGATCGGGAACCTGCCGGATCGCCGAAGTGAGCCACGACTGCGGTGACGGAACCGCCGCCAACGATGTTGTGGAAGGCCACGGCCGCAACGTGACCGGCATCGTGCTTGGCGTGGCCAACGACACCCGTATCCTCTTTTATGACATCTTCAGCCCGTCCACCACGTCCGGCCGGAACCTGACCAACGACGCCGCCATCGCCTGCGCCCTGAACGACATCGCCACACGCAGGGCGGCCGGCAGTCCCATCATCGCCGCCAATCTCTCGCTGGGCGGGGCGGCGGGGAGCTTCACCGGAGCCTGCAGTACCAGCGCGACCTCCGTCGCCCTGCGCACGCTGGTCAACACCCACCGGGTCATGCCGGTCATCGCCGCCGGCAACGAGGGACTCTCCAACGGCCTCTCCCACCCCGGCTGCGTGCCGTGGGCGACCTCCGTGGGCGCTGTCTATGACGCAGCGCTGGAGGGCGGCACCAGTTTCTCGCTCTGCTCCGACGAGATCGCCGAGGCCGACCAGATCACCTGCTTCACCAACATCCACGGAGAACTGGACCTGATGGCTCCGGGCTTCCCCATCACCGCCGCCGGGATCAGCATGGGCGGCACCAGCCAGGCGACCCCGCATGTGGCGGGGGCCGCTGCGCGGATGGCGTCACTGCTGGGCGGCGGATGGCTGCCGGGACGGGCCACGTCGTATCTTCGCATGAACGGCCTGCCGGCATCCATTGAGCGTGAAAGCGTCTGGAACGGCTACTCCATCCCGCGGCTGGAGCTGATGCTCGATTCGGCCAGCAACCCGCCGGCGGCAGCGGGCTACCGCTCCTACCTGGACGGCGAGGGAACCGCCGGGCTTGCCATCCCCGACAGCGGATCGGTCACGAGCGAAATCGTGATCCCGGCAAGCGCCTGCACCGGAAACGCCGGTGCCGTGCGCGTGGACATGGACATCCTGCACCCGGCCCGCGGCGAACTGACCCTCAAGCTGCGCCGCAATTCGGATGCCGACCAGCTGATCGACACCATCATCGGGACCGACGTCCGCTTCGGTGTCCGGCAGATATTCAGCATCGCCGATTTCGGCGGAACCTGCAGCGGCACCTGGACCCTGACGGTCGAGGATACTGCAGCCGGGAACACCGGTGCGCTCCTCGAATGGTCGCTTTTCATCCATGACACCGGCTCCACCGGCAACATCTCCGGCTCGATCACGTCGGCCCCGCAGGCCGTGGCAACGGGCGGCGGCATCACCGTCCAGTTCGACCGGACCGTCAGTGCCAACGCCGTACCGGCCACCGTCAACGCGCTCTACCTGCGGCAGAGCGGGCGTCCGCTCGCGCCGCTTGTGCTCATTGACGATGAAACAGACACCGGCACGGCAGTGAACACCTACAACCGGTCCCTGAGCGGCAATGCCCCCGCCACACCCGGCGTTTACGACATCATCATCCGGCTGGATGACCGGCAAGAGGCGGCCGAGCCCCAGGGCGAAAGCGGCACGGGCGAGGAGGACAACGAGCTTGTTGGCTCCACGCCGCTGCTCGTCACGCACACGGACGGCGCCGACTTTATTGCGGCCGCCGGCAGCGTGACGTCATCCGCCACCCTGACCGACAGTATGACCGTCACCGGAACCTACCGGATCGCCAACATCGGCAACGCCGCGGCGGACCTCGCAGTGCAGTTCTGTTTCGTAGGGACGGGAATCAGGCAGGGGACCACGGTCTGCCATCCGGTGCCTGACACGGCCAGTGATTTCGCCGCCGCCACGCTGGGCGCAACCGGAAATTTCAGCTTCACCCTGCCGGGCGGTGTTTCCACCGGTTCCTGGTTCCTGGAAATCCGCCCGTCGGCGGATGGCGGCGACACCGACAGCAATCTCGCCAACAACAACTACCGGGTGCCGGTCCTGCTTGGTTTCGCCATGCCGGACCTCGCCGCCGAGATCATCACCCTCGACACCCAGCTCTCCGACCTGAGCCTCCGGCTCGATTACCAGTACCGGAACAACGGCAGCCAGACCGCTGCGGCCCACCAGATCAGGGTGGTGGCATCCCTGGATACCGTGTTCGGAAACTCCGACGACCAGGTGCTGGCGACGGAAAACGTCGCCGCCCTGCCCGGAGCCACCACCCGCGCTTCGGCGATCACCGCCGATCCGCCCACCCTGCCGGCCGGGACCGACAAGGCGCTGGTGTACATCGCGCTCGTGCTGGATCCCGGAGGCTCCGTCAGCGAGAGCAGCGAATCCAACAACCGCATCCAGACCGCGCTCGTCTTCGCACGGGATACTGGCGATGGCAGCGGCGGTGGTGGAGGCGGCGGTTGCAGCACCTGCGGAACCGGCGGAGGAGGAGGCGGCGGCTGCGCCGGTGGCGGAAGCTGGCCGGGGGTTCTCGGCCTGATGGTCCTCGTTTCGTTTCTCGTGCGGCGGCGTCCCTTGCGGACGTCACGCGCCCTCCGTTAG
- a CDS encoding alpha/beta hydrolase: MSEPAADSVVSRIVNESNLHQPPLMPSGPWWKYLEINFSEREEGFELGFRDALRVKSTAAMDVLSRTVASSLVGITCFPPGFNPVTLKKALEDRPIYEELADSGDPGRFFRTPPPDIRVTSKRAAWHRFRPDDGQVLDLSFESPYEPLNPRIRKDYLSHRNNRTVTARCWRHRGSSPRPTIIAVHGFAADAMWVNEWFFALPWFYRLGCDVALLTLPFHGSRQANFSLYPGHGFFAGGLSWMNEAFGQAIMDLRVFVSHLTEIGVEQIGQTGVSLGGYTTALMAAVEPRLRFAIPNVPVVSIADLVLEWFPTGTAARAAMFATRTSLKELRHALAVHTPLTYKPVLPKERLMIVGGVGDRLAPPKHSRLLWDHWGRPRIHWFPGNHVVHLDKGQYLKQQAIFLTGIGFLPQGEAKRKAG; encoded by the coding sequence ATGAGCGAACCAGCCGCCGATTCCGTCGTCTCCCGCATCGTCAACGAGTCGAATCTCCATCAGCCGCCGCTGATGCCGTCCGGGCCCTGGTGGAAATACCTGGAGATCAACTTCAGCGAGCGGGAGGAAGGGTTCGAACTGGGCTTCCGCGACGCGCTCCGGGTGAAGTCCACGGCCGCGATGGATGTGCTCTCCCGGACGGTTGCGTCGTCGCTGGTCGGCATCACCTGTTTTCCGCCGGGCTTCAATCCCGTGACGCTGAAAAAGGCGCTCGAAGACCGGCCGATCTATGAGGAACTGGCCGACTCCGGCGACCCCGGACGGTTCTTCCGGACACCGCCGCCGGATATCCGGGTCACGTCGAAACGGGCCGCCTGGCACCGGTTCAGGCCGGACGACGGGCAGGTGCTGGACCTCTCCTTCGAGAGCCCCTACGAGCCGCTGAACCCGCGCATCCGCAAGGACTACCTCTCCCACCGGAACAACCGGACCGTCACCGCCCGCTGCTGGCGCCACCGGGGCTCCTCGCCCCGGCCGACAATCATTGCCGTTCACGGCTTTGCGGCCGACGCCATGTGGGTCAACGAGTGGTTCTTCGCGCTCCCCTGGTTCTACCGGCTGGGCTGCGACGTAGCCCTCCTGACGCTGCCGTTCCACGGCTCGCGGCAGGCGAACTTCTCGCTCTACCCCGGTCACGGGTTCTTCGCCGGCGGCCTTTCGTGGATGAACGAGGCGTTCGGCCAGGCGATCATGGATCTCCGGGTCTTTGTCAGCCACCTGACGGAGATCGGCGTCGAGCAGATCGGCCAGACGGGCGTGAGCCTCGGCGGCTACACGACGGCGCTCATGGCGGCGGTCGAGCCCCGGCTCAGGTTCGCCATCCCCAACGTCCCGGTCGTCAGCATCGCCGACCTCGTTCTCGAATGGTTCCCGACCGGCACGGCGGCGCGGGCGGCCATGTTCGCCACCCGCACGTCGCTGAAGGAACTCCGGCACGCGCTCGCCGTCCACACGCCGCTCACCTACAAGCCGGTCCTGCCGAAGGAGCGGCTCATGATCGTGGGCGGCGTCGGCGACCGGCTCGCCCCGCCCAAGCACTCGCGGCTCCTGTGGGACCACTGGGGCCGGCCGAGGATACACTGGTTCCCCGGCAACCACGTCGTGCATCTCGACAAGGGCCAGTACCTCAAGCAGCAGGCGATCTTCCTCACCGGCATCGGCTTCCTGCCCCAGGGAGAGGCGAAGCGAAAGGCGGGGTGA